A single genomic interval of Zingiber officinale cultivar Zhangliang chromosome 4A, Zo_v1.1, whole genome shotgun sequence harbors:
- the LOC121970491 gene encoding protein MICRORCHIDIA 6-like isoform X1, with product MKYTASSIGATYQTPSLNSCINEAMIGEVVPSTGSYAPLSGRFWSAGDYEDQPNTQSTSHRDFGNRLCVHPKFLHSNATSHKWVFGAIAELLDNAFDEVSNGATFVKIDKLSNQGKPSLLIQDDGGGMDPILLRRCMSFGFSNKEASSSIGQYGNGFKTSTMRLGADAIVFTRCMKRSVLTQSVGLLSYTFLRQEAYNDVVVPAVDYSFDPSHGVLTKLFHNSEEQFFSNLSVLLKWSPFLTENGLLENFNDMGSHGTKIIIYNLWHNDMGETELDFETDEKDILISGAPNQVRTNSICLQKTQNHIARRFCYSLRVYCSILYLHMPDNFKIMLRGCEVEHRYIARDLKYCECVKYRPHVSGKIEEAEVVTTIGFLKEFPHVNVHGFNIYYMNRLILPFHHVASHRGKGVVGVLEANYLKPTHDKQGFERSSLYEKLEARLKQMTYEYWVHHSHLVGYEKKIPGSAAYQSVAHPLHPSSGCSIMPIPVNTSTTSIDTTCMVSIPGKSIINHNASSVLGMKRRPEESIEKKESPRKQKHYSLGKDAIEQTKFQSEASNCAGWQKGVDIKALIQENIEAHEECLEHERIQKELLCKVEKLKHELEQVQHHFTKLSNELLTNGSKMEACVKFESDNKFLKGFYV from the exons ATGAAATATACAGCATCCTCTATAGGTGCAACATATCAGACACCTTCTCTGAATTCCTGCATAAATGAAGCGATGATAGGAGAAGTTGTTCCCTCTACTGGTTCTTATGCTCCACTCAGCGGGAGATTCTGGAGTGCTGGGGACTATGAAGATCAACCGAACACTCAGTCAACGTCACATA GAGATTTTGGAAATCGTCTCTGTGTCCATCCCAAGTTTCTACATTCAAACGCTACTTCACATAAGTGGGTCTTTGGAG CAATAGCAGAGCTTCTTGATAACGCATTTGATGAG GTAAGTAATGGTGCTACATTTGTCAAAATCGATAAACTTAGTAATCAAGGCAAACCTTCATTATTAATTCAAG ATGATGGTGGTGGAATGGATCCAATACTCTTGCGGCGCTGCATGAGCTTTGGATTTTCTAATAAAGAAGCTTCTTCAAGCATTGGACAAT ATGGAAATGGCTTCAAGACTAGTACAATGAGACTTGGGGCAGATGCAATTGTTTTCACTCGCTGCATGAAGAGAAG TGTACTAACTCAAAGTGTGGGTCTTCTTTCATATACATTCTTGAGGCAAGAAGCTTACAATGATGTAGTAGTGCCTGCT GTGGATTACTCCTTTGATCCCTCCCATGGTGTATTGACCAAATTGTTTCATAATAGTGAAGAGCAATTCTTTTCCAATTTGTCTGTTCTGTTGAAATGGTCCCCTTTCCTCACGGAAAATGGTTTGCTAGAGAAT TTTAACGATATGGGAAGTCATGGTACCAAAATAATCATATATAACTTATGGCACAATGACATGGGGGAGACAGAACTTGACTTTGAAACTGATGAAAAG GATATATTGATAAGTGGAGCGCCTAATCAAGTGCGTACAAATAGTATTTGTTTGCAAAAAACACAAAACCATATTGCAAGGAGATTTTGCTATTCTCTCCGA GTATACTGCTCAATTCTATACTTGCACATGCCagacaatttcaaaattatgttaCGCGGATGTGAAGTAGAGCACCGTTATATAGCCAGAGATCTCAAATACTGTGAATGTGTTAAGTACCGACCACATGTTAGTGGGAAGATAGAGGAG GCTGAGGTTGTCACCACCATTGGATTCTTGAAAGAATTTCCACATGTCAATGTTCACGGATTCAATATATACTACATGAACCGGTTGATTTTG CCGTTTCACCATGTAGCAAGTCATAGAGGCAAAGGTGTGGTTG GTGTACTTGAGGCGAACTATTTAAAACCCACACATGACAAGCAAGGTTTTGAAAGATCAAGTCTATATGAAAAGCTCGAGGCTCGATTGAAACAAATGACATATGAGTACTG GGTGCATCATTCCCATCTGGTTGGTTACGAGAAGAAAATTCCTGGCTCAGCTGCATATCAGTCTGTTGCTCACCCATTGCATCCTTCTTCTGGGTGTAGCATTATGCCCATCCCTGTTAATACCTCCACAACATCAATAGACACTACATGTATGGTTTCCATCCCTGGAAAATCTATCATCAATCACAATGCAAGTTCTGTGCTAG GAATGAAAAGAAGACCTGAAGAATCCATTGAAAAGAAGGAATCTCCTAGAAAGCAAAAACACTACAGTCTTGGGAAAGATGCCATAGAACAAACAAAATTTCAATCCGAG GCAAGTAATTGCGCTGGATGGCAAAAAGGTGTGGATATAAAAGCCTTGATACAAGAAAATATCGAAGCGCATGAAGA GTGCTTAGAGCATGAAAGAATACAGAAAGAGCTGTTGTGCAAG GTTGAAAAGCTTAAGCATGAACTCGAACAAGTCCAGCACCATTTCACAAAATTGTCTAATGAGCTCTTAACGAACGGAAGTAAGATGGAGGCTTGTGTGAAGTTTGAGAGTGACAACAAATTTTTGAAAGGTTTTTATGTATAG
- the LOC121970491 gene encoding protein MICRORCHIDIA 6-like isoform X3, which produces MKYTASSIGATYQTPSLNSCINEAMIGEVVPSTGSYAPLSGRFWSAGDYEDQPNTQSTSHRDFGNRLCVHPKFLHSNATSHKWVFGAIAELLDNAFDEVSNGATFVKIDKLSNQGKPSLLIQDDGGGMDPILLRRCMSFGFSNKEASSSIGQYGNGFKTSTMRLGADAIVFTRCMKRSVLTQSVGLLSYTFLRQEAYNDVVVPAVDYSFDPSHGVLTKLFHNSEEQFFSNLSVLLKWSPFLTENGLLENFNDMGSHGTKIIIYNLWHNDMGETELDFETDEKDILISGAPNQVYCSILYLHMPDNFKIMLRGCEVEHRYIARDLKYCECVKYRPHVSGKIEEAEVVTTIGFLKEFPHVNVHGFNIYYMNRLILPFHHVASHRGKGVVGVLEANYLKPTHDKQGFERSSLYEKLEARLKQMTYEYWVHHSHLVGYEKKIPGSAAYQSVAHPLHPSSGCSIMPIPVNTSTTSIDTTCMVSIPGKSIINHNASSVLGMKRRPEESIEKKESPRKQKHYSLGKDAIEQTKFQSEASNCAGWQKGVDIKALIQENIEAHEECLEHERIQKELLCKVEKLKHELEQVQHHFTKLSNELLTNGSKMEACVKFESDNKFLKGFYV; this is translated from the exons ATGAAATATACAGCATCCTCTATAGGTGCAACATATCAGACACCTTCTCTGAATTCCTGCATAAATGAAGCGATGATAGGAGAAGTTGTTCCCTCTACTGGTTCTTATGCTCCACTCAGCGGGAGATTCTGGAGTGCTGGGGACTATGAAGATCAACCGAACACTCAGTCAACGTCACATA GAGATTTTGGAAATCGTCTCTGTGTCCATCCCAAGTTTCTACATTCAAACGCTACTTCACATAAGTGGGTCTTTGGAG CAATAGCAGAGCTTCTTGATAACGCATTTGATGAG GTAAGTAATGGTGCTACATTTGTCAAAATCGATAAACTTAGTAATCAAGGCAAACCTTCATTATTAATTCAAG ATGATGGTGGTGGAATGGATCCAATACTCTTGCGGCGCTGCATGAGCTTTGGATTTTCTAATAAAGAAGCTTCTTCAAGCATTGGACAAT ATGGAAATGGCTTCAAGACTAGTACAATGAGACTTGGGGCAGATGCAATTGTTTTCACTCGCTGCATGAAGAGAAG TGTACTAACTCAAAGTGTGGGTCTTCTTTCATATACATTCTTGAGGCAAGAAGCTTACAATGATGTAGTAGTGCCTGCT GTGGATTACTCCTTTGATCCCTCCCATGGTGTATTGACCAAATTGTTTCATAATAGTGAAGAGCAATTCTTTTCCAATTTGTCTGTTCTGTTGAAATGGTCCCCTTTCCTCACGGAAAATGGTTTGCTAGAGAAT TTTAACGATATGGGAAGTCATGGTACCAAAATAATCATATATAACTTATGGCACAATGACATGGGGGAGACAGAACTTGACTTTGAAACTGATGAAAAG GATATATTGATAAGTGGAGCGCCTAATCAA GTATACTGCTCAATTCTATACTTGCACATGCCagacaatttcaaaattatgttaCGCGGATGTGAAGTAGAGCACCGTTATATAGCCAGAGATCTCAAATACTGTGAATGTGTTAAGTACCGACCACATGTTAGTGGGAAGATAGAGGAG GCTGAGGTTGTCACCACCATTGGATTCTTGAAAGAATTTCCACATGTCAATGTTCACGGATTCAATATATACTACATGAACCGGTTGATTTTG CCGTTTCACCATGTAGCAAGTCATAGAGGCAAAGGTGTGGTTG GTGTACTTGAGGCGAACTATTTAAAACCCACACATGACAAGCAAGGTTTTGAAAGATCAAGTCTATATGAAAAGCTCGAGGCTCGATTGAAACAAATGACATATGAGTACTG GGTGCATCATTCCCATCTGGTTGGTTACGAGAAGAAAATTCCTGGCTCAGCTGCATATCAGTCTGTTGCTCACCCATTGCATCCTTCTTCTGGGTGTAGCATTATGCCCATCCCTGTTAATACCTCCACAACATCAATAGACACTACATGTATGGTTTCCATCCCTGGAAAATCTATCATCAATCACAATGCAAGTTCTGTGCTAG GAATGAAAAGAAGACCTGAAGAATCCATTGAAAAGAAGGAATCTCCTAGAAAGCAAAAACACTACAGTCTTGGGAAAGATGCCATAGAACAAACAAAATTTCAATCCGAG GCAAGTAATTGCGCTGGATGGCAAAAAGGTGTGGATATAAAAGCCTTGATACAAGAAAATATCGAAGCGCATGAAGA GTGCTTAGAGCATGAAAGAATACAGAAAGAGCTGTTGTGCAAG GTTGAAAAGCTTAAGCATGAACTCGAACAAGTCCAGCACCATTTCACAAAATTGTCTAATGAGCTCTTAACGAACGGAAGTAAGATGGAGGCTTGTGTGAAGTTTGAGAGTGACAACAAATTTTTGAAAGGTTTTTATGTATAG
- the LOC121970491 gene encoding protein MICRORCHIDIA 6-like isoform X2 produces MKYTASSIGATYQTPSLNSCINEAMIGEVVPSTGSYAPLSGRFWSAGDYEDQPNTQSTSHNFGNRLCVHPKFLHSNATSHKWVFGAIAELLDNAFDEVSNGATFVKIDKLSNQGKPSLLIQDDGGGMDPILLRRCMSFGFSNKEASSSIGQYGNGFKTSTMRLGADAIVFTRCMKRSVLTQSVGLLSYTFLRQEAYNDVVVPAVDYSFDPSHGVLTKLFHNSEEQFFSNLSVLLKWSPFLTENGLLENFNDMGSHGTKIIIYNLWHNDMGETELDFETDEKDILISGAPNQVRTNSICLQKTQNHIARRFCYSLRVYCSILYLHMPDNFKIMLRGCEVEHRYIARDLKYCECVKYRPHVSGKIEEAEVVTTIGFLKEFPHVNVHGFNIYYMNRLILPFHHVASHRGKGVVGVLEANYLKPTHDKQGFERSSLYEKLEARLKQMTYEYWVHHSHLVGYEKKIPGSAAYQSVAHPLHPSSGCSIMPIPVNTSTTSIDTTCMVSIPGKSIINHNASSVLGMKRRPEESIEKKESPRKQKHYSLGKDAIEQTKFQSEASNCAGWQKGVDIKALIQENIEAHEECLEHERIQKELLCKVEKLKHELEQVQHHFTKLSNELLTNGSKMEACVKFESDNKFLKGFYV; encoded by the exons ATGAAATATACAGCATCCTCTATAGGTGCAACATATCAGACACCTTCTCTGAATTCCTGCATAAATGAAGCGATGATAGGAGAAGTTGTTCCCTCTACTGGTTCTTATGCTCCACTCAGCGGGAGATTCTGGAGTGCTGGGGACTATGAAGATCAACCGAACACTCAGTCAACGTCACATA ATTTTGGAAATCGTCTCTGTGTCCATCCCAAGTTTCTACATTCAAACGCTACTTCACATAAGTGGGTCTTTGGAG CAATAGCAGAGCTTCTTGATAACGCATTTGATGAG GTAAGTAATGGTGCTACATTTGTCAAAATCGATAAACTTAGTAATCAAGGCAAACCTTCATTATTAATTCAAG ATGATGGTGGTGGAATGGATCCAATACTCTTGCGGCGCTGCATGAGCTTTGGATTTTCTAATAAAGAAGCTTCTTCAAGCATTGGACAAT ATGGAAATGGCTTCAAGACTAGTACAATGAGACTTGGGGCAGATGCAATTGTTTTCACTCGCTGCATGAAGAGAAG TGTACTAACTCAAAGTGTGGGTCTTCTTTCATATACATTCTTGAGGCAAGAAGCTTACAATGATGTAGTAGTGCCTGCT GTGGATTACTCCTTTGATCCCTCCCATGGTGTATTGACCAAATTGTTTCATAATAGTGAAGAGCAATTCTTTTCCAATTTGTCTGTTCTGTTGAAATGGTCCCCTTTCCTCACGGAAAATGGTTTGCTAGAGAAT TTTAACGATATGGGAAGTCATGGTACCAAAATAATCATATATAACTTATGGCACAATGACATGGGGGAGACAGAACTTGACTTTGAAACTGATGAAAAG GATATATTGATAAGTGGAGCGCCTAATCAAGTGCGTACAAATAGTATTTGTTTGCAAAAAACACAAAACCATATTGCAAGGAGATTTTGCTATTCTCTCCGA GTATACTGCTCAATTCTATACTTGCACATGCCagacaatttcaaaattatgttaCGCGGATGTGAAGTAGAGCACCGTTATATAGCCAGAGATCTCAAATACTGTGAATGTGTTAAGTACCGACCACATGTTAGTGGGAAGATAGAGGAG GCTGAGGTTGTCACCACCATTGGATTCTTGAAAGAATTTCCACATGTCAATGTTCACGGATTCAATATATACTACATGAACCGGTTGATTTTG CCGTTTCACCATGTAGCAAGTCATAGAGGCAAAGGTGTGGTTG GTGTACTTGAGGCGAACTATTTAAAACCCACACATGACAAGCAAGGTTTTGAAAGATCAAGTCTATATGAAAAGCTCGAGGCTCGATTGAAACAAATGACATATGAGTACTG GGTGCATCATTCCCATCTGGTTGGTTACGAGAAGAAAATTCCTGGCTCAGCTGCATATCAGTCTGTTGCTCACCCATTGCATCCTTCTTCTGGGTGTAGCATTATGCCCATCCCTGTTAATACCTCCACAACATCAATAGACACTACATGTATGGTTTCCATCCCTGGAAAATCTATCATCAATCACAATGCAAGTTCTGTGCTAG GAATGAAAAGAAGACCTGAAGAATCCATTGAAAAGAAGGAATCTCCTAGAAAGCAAAAACACTACAGTCTTGGGAAAGATGCCATAGAACAAACAAAATTTCAATCCGAG GCAAGTAATTGCGCTGGATGGCAAAAAGGTGTGGATATAAAAGCCTTGATACAAGAAAATATCGAAGCGCATGAAGA GTGCTTAGAGCATGAAAGAATACAGAAAGAGCTGTTGTGCAAG GTTGAAAAGCTTAAGCATGAACTCGAACAAGTCCAGCACCATTTCACAAAATTGTCTAATGAGCTCTTAACGAACGGAAGTAAGATGGAGGCTTGTGTGAAGTTTGAGAGTGACAACAAATTTTTGAAAGGTTTTTATGTATAG